The following proteins come from a genomic window of Lycium ferocissimum isolate CSIRO_LF1 chromosome 4, AGI_CSIRO_Lferr_CH_V1, whole genome shotgun sequence:
- the LOC132052382 gene encoding probable LRR receptor-like serine/threonine-protein kinase At1g74360 has product MSEVESHILLPIALLNFFIFISGRLVCGDSLETDKQLLLNLKSFFEDQNPVERGFKYTQWNPTDLSPCKWPGISCNTSINRVTGIDLSDNNLSGKLFDNFSAITELTYLDLSKNTFSESIRPDLSRCQNLKFLNLSHNIIVGELNLTGLNKLEVLDLTMNRIYWLTVPEICDNLVVANISNNNFTGGIGRVFERCMNLKYLDLSYNYLTGNLSFGLDMLNVFSVSHNNFSGPLPSWIFTQNCSLQVLDLSENLFFGELPTTISNCKGLVELNLWGNYFSGSIPREIGTVLSLKELCLGSNNFSSDIPDTLSGLSKLIFLDLSRNNFGGEMQEIFGQMTQVRFLMLHGNSYIGGIVSSGIPNLVNLSRLDLSNNHFAGPLPVEISHMKGMEFLILANNQFSDNIPSEYGELLALQALDLSSNRLTGSIPPSMGKLKSLLWLMFANNSLSGEIPPELGNCSSLLWLNLANNQLTGPIPPQLANIGSDPMPTFLLNREKEKIAAGSGDCFAMKRWIPADYPPFSFIYPLLIGKNCRILGDRLFIGDRLMPVCEPGSNVRTNQVPGYIQLSDNKLSGEIPPEIGLMQNMSMLHMGANQFSGRLPSEIGQLHLVVLNISQNNFSGEIPKQIGHIKCLQNLDLSFNNFSGPFPTSLSNLHDLNKFNISYNPYLYGVVPEIGQLVTFEKSSFLGDPLLRLPSFMHNSTNNTKRNTNENHKKHTKVGALVVIVALVLAFLVFGVMSLLVCLLIKAPMGSSVNLLEDTEGRHDSPSSTGASSSRLCATSSRGSDDVKVIRLDRTSFTHSDILKATWNFSNDRIIGRGGFGIVYRGDLPDGREVAVKKLQREGIEGEREFRAEMEALSGNGSGWPHPNLVTLYGWCLDGSEKLLVYEYMEGGTLDDVITDRTRFTWKRRIQAAIDVARALVYLHHDCYPCIVHRDVKGSNVLLDRDGRAKVTDFGLARVMISEHTHVSTMVAGTIGYVAPEYGQTMKATTKGDVYSYGVLAMELATGRHAIDGGEECLVEWATRVMGDGRKGFTRAIIPVALLVSGLAEGAEEMCELLRIGIRCTAETPNDRPNMKQVLDMLISIPTSQRGSSRSNHSFGSSRSSSPLL; this is encoded by the exons ATGTCAGAAGTGGAatctcatattcttcttcccATTGCATTActcaatttcttcattttcatatcag GTAGGCTTGTTTGTGGAGACTCACTGGAGACTGACAAGCAATTGCTGCTGAACTTGAAGTCATTTTTTGAGGATCAAAATCCTGTTGAGAGAGGATTTAAATATACTCAATGGAATCCTACAGATTTGTCACCCTGCAAATGGCCTGGAATTTCATGCAATACTTCCATCAATCGTGTTACTGGAATCGACCTCTCGGACAACAACCTGTCTGGGAAATTGTTCGATAATTTCTCAGCCATAACAGAATTGACCTATCTTGACCTGTCCAAGAACACATTTTCAGAGTCCATTCGACCAGACTTAAGCCGGTGTCAAAACCTGAAATTCTTGAACTTGTCACACAATATCATTGTTGGTGAGCTCAACTTGACTGGACTGAACAAGCTGGAAGTTCTTGATTTAACGATGAACAGGATTTATTGGCTAACAGTCCCTGAGATTTGTGACAACTTAGTTGTTGCAAATATTTCTAACAACAATTTCACTGGTGGGATTGGAAGAGTATTTGAACGTTGCATGAATCTGAAGTATCTTGATCTGAGCTACAATTATTTGACAGGGAATCTGTCATTCGGGCTTGATATGCTTAACGTGTTTTCAGTGTCTCACAACAACTTCAGTGGTCCTCTACCTTCCTGGATTTTCACCCAAAACTGTTCCTTGCAAGTTTTGGACTTATCAGAAAATCTGTTCTTTGGAGAATTGCCTACAACCATCTCGAACTGTAAAGGATTAGTAGAGTTGAATTTGTGGGGTAACTACTTTTCAGGGTCAATCCCTAGAGAGATTGGAACTGTACTGAGTCTTAAAGAACTTTGCTTGGGAAGTAATAACTTTTCAAGTGATATTCCAGACACTCTCTCAGGTCTAAGCAAATTGATATTTCTGGACCTAAGTAGAAACAACTTTGGAGGAGAAATGCAAGAAATTTTCGGGCAAATGACACAGGTAAGATTTCTCATGCTGCATGGGAACTCTTATATTGGAGGCATAGTGTCATCGGGAATTCCAAACTTGGTAAACCTTTCTCGGTTGGACTTGAGCAATAACCACTTCGCCGGTCCATTACCAGTTGAAATTTCTCATATGAAAGGTATGGAGTTTTTGATTCTTGCCAACAACCAGTTTAGTGACAATATACCTTCAGAATATGGAGAACTTCTTGCACTTCAGGCTCTTGATCTTTCCTCTAATAGGTTAACCGGTTCAATACCACCAAGTATGGGGAAGCTAAAGTCactattgtggttgatgtttgCAAACAATTCATTGAGCGGTGAAATTCCACCGGAGTTAGGGAACTGCAGCAGCTTGTTATGGTTGAATCTCGCGAATAATCAACTTACCGGTCCAATTCCTCCTCAATTAGCGAATATTGGTTCAGATCCAATGCCTACTTTTTTATTGAATAGGGAAAAGGAAAAGATTGCTGCTGGCTCAGGGGATTGTTTTGCCATGAAGAGGTGGATACCAGCTGATTACCCTCCATTTAGCTTTATATATCCCCTATTAATAGGGAAGAATTGTAGAATCCTGGGGGATAGGTTGTTTATAGGAGATCGTTTAATGCCAGTCTGTGAACCTGGTAGTAATGTTCGAACAAATCAGGTACCCGGCTATATTCAACTTAGTGATAACAAATTGTCTGGTGAGATCCCTCCTGAGATTGGCTTAATGCAGAACATGAGTATGCTGCATATGGGTGCAAATCAATTTTCTGGCAGGCTTCCTTCAGAGATTGGACAACTGCACCTAGTAGTCCTTAATATTTCACAGAATAATTTTTCTGGTGAAATCCCAAAGCAGATTGGCCATATTAAGTGCTTACAGAACCTTGACCTatcatttaataacttttcTGGTCCATTCCCAACTAGCCTTAGTAACTTGCATGATTTGAACAAGTTCAACATCTCTTACAACCCATATTTATATGGAGTCGTACCAGAAATCGGGCAACTGGTTACATTTGAGAAGTCATCATTTCTCGGTGATCCGTTGTTGCGTCTTCCATCCTTCATGCACAACTCTACGAACAACACAAAACGAAACACGAATGAAAATCACAAAAAGCACACAAAGGTGGGTGCACTTGTGGTAATTgtggctctagtactagctttCCTAGTCTTTGGAGTCATGTCACTCCTTGTTTGCCTCCTTATAAAAGCCCCAATGGGTTCTTCAGTAAACTTACTGGAGGATACAGAGGGAAGACATGATTCGCCATCAAGTACTGGTGCATCCTCATCACGGCTGTGTGCAACCTCATCACGGGGTTCTGATGATGTTAAGGTTATCCGTTTGGACAGAACAAGCTTCACACATTCTGACATACTAAAGGCCACGTGGAACTTCTCGAATGATAGAATTATAGGGAGGGGAGGATTCGGGATAGTTTATCGTGGAGACTTGCCTGATGGAAGGGAAGTAGCAGTGAAGAAGCTACAGAGGGAGGGAATTGAGGGAGAAAGAGAGTTCAGAGCTGAAATGGAGGCGCTCAGTGGGAATGGATCCGGTTGGCCTCATCCAAACCTTGTAACTCTTTATGGGTGGTGCCTTGATGGATCAGAGAAACTTCTAGTCTATGAATACATGGAAGGTGGTACCTTAGACGACGTCATTACAGATAGAACAAGGTTTACATGGAAGAGGAGAATTCAAGCGGCAATCGACGTGGCACGTGCTTTAGTTTATTTGCACCATGATTGCTACCCTTGCATTGTCCACAGAGATGTCAAGGGTAGTAACGTGCTTCTTGACAGGGACGGAAGGGCAAAAGTCACAGATTTTGGCCTTGCTAGGGTCATGATTTCTGAACATACTCATGTTAGCACAATGGTGGCAGGGACTATTGGTTATGTTGCACCAGAATATGGGCAGACAATGAAGGCCACTACAAAAGGAGATGTGTACAGCTACGGGGTGCTAGCCATGGAGCTAGCAACGGGAAGGCATGCTATAGATGGGGGCGAAGAATGTCTAGTTGAATGGGCGACAAGGGTAATGGGAGACGGAAGGAAAGGGTTCACTAGAGCCATCATACCAGTTGCTCTATTGGTATCTGGCCTGGCAGAGGGAGCAGAAGAAATGTGTGAGTTGCTTAGAATTGGAATAAGGTGCACGGCTGAGACCCCGAATGACCGGCCTAACATGAAGCAGGTACTAGATATGTTGATTAGTATTCCTACCAGCCAAAGGGGATCCAGCCGATCCAACCATAGCTTTGGATCAAGTCGTAGCTCTTCTCCATTACTATGA